The following are encoded together in the Vigna angularis cultivar LongXiaoDou No.4 chromosome 9, ASM1680809v1, whole genome shotgun sequence genome:
- the LOC108337477 gene encoding cytochrome P450 76T24, whose protein sequence is MEYLLPLLLQITIVCVTIHVLISSFKPMKTSKYPPGPHPFPIIGNILELGNQPHQALAKLSQIYGPIMSLKLGSTTTIVISSPHVAKEVLQKHDQIFSNRTIPDTLRALDHHILSVVWMPPSALWRTLRRACATKVFSSQQLDSTQVCRQRKVQELMDYVKERCQKGEALDIGEASFTTVLNSISNTFFSMNLAHYASDKSQEFKDIIWGIMEEAGRPNVVDFFPIFRMLDPQGARRRMNGYFGKLIAFFDGLIEERLRLTALENEAKAFKDVLDSVLELMLEDNSQVTRPHVLHLFLDLFVAGVDTTSSSIEWAMAELLRNPEKLEKVREELHQVLVKGEQLEESHISKLPYLQAVVKETFRLHPPIPMLVPHKPEVDVELCDFMVPKSSQILVNVWAMGRDSSIWTNPDEFRPERFLESDLDFKGQDFELIPFGAGRRICPGLPLASRTVHIVLASLLCNYNWKLKDGQKPQDMDISEKYGITLHKAQPLVVIPIQA, encoded by the exons ATGGAGtaccttcttccacttcttcttcagaTCACCATAGTGTGTGTAACCATTCATGTACTCATCTCAAGCTTCAAACCAATGAAAACCTCAAAATACCCTCCAGGGCCTCACCCTTTTCCCATCATAGGAAACATCTTGGAGCTTGGAAATCAGCCTCACCAAGCACTTGCCAAACTTTCTCAAATTTATGGTCCTATTATGAGTCTCAAGCTTGGTAGCACTACCACCATCGTCATTTCATCTCCACATGTTGCCAAAGAAGTACTGCAAAAACATGATCAAATCTTTTCCAACAGGACAATCCCAGATACTCTTCGAGCTCTTGATCATCACATACTTTCAGTGGTGTGGATGCCACCTTCAGCACTGTGGAGGACCCTTAGGAGAGCTTGTGCCACCAAAGTGTTCTCTTCTCAGCAGCTTGATTCCACGCAAGTTTGTCGACAGAGGAAGGTGCAAGAATTGATGGATTATGTCAAGGAAAGATGTCAGAAAGGTGAAGCCTTGGATATTGGTGAGGCTTCCTTCACAACTGTGCTTAATTCCATATCAAACACTTTCTTCTCAATGAATTTAGCTCACTACGCTTCTGACAAGTCTCAAGAGTTCAAGGACATCATTTGGGGCATCATGGAAGAAGCAGGAAGGCCTAATGTTGTTGACTTTTTTCCAATCTTTCGCATGCTTGATCCACAGGGTGCTCGGAGAAGAATGAATGGTTACTTTGGAAAGTTAATTGCGTTTTTTGATGGACTCATAGAAGAAAGATTGCGTTTAACGGCATTAGAAAATGAAGCCAAGGCATTCAAGGACGTGTTGGATTCTGTGTTAGAACTCATGCTTGAAGACAATTCACAAGTGACTCGCCCTCATGTTCTGCATTTGTTTCTG GATTTATTTGTGGCTGGAGTAGACACAACATCAAGCTCTATAGAATGGGCTATGGCTGAGTTGCTACGTAACCCAGAAAAGCTAGAAAAAGTGAGGGAAGAGCTTCACCAAGTTCTTGTCAAAGGTGAGCAACTAGAAGAATCACATATCTCAAAGCTTCCTTACCTACAAGCAGTGGTTAAGGAAACTTTCCGCTTGCATCCACCTATCCCAATGTTAGTGCCACACAAGCCAGAAGTTGATGTTGAACTATGTGACTTCATGGTACCTAAAAGTTCCCAAATTCTGGTTAATGTATGGGCCATGGGTAGAGATTCAAGTATTTGGACAAACCCAGATGAATTCAGACCTGAAAGATTCTTGGAAAGTGACCTTGATTTTAAGGGCCAAGACTTTGAACTAATACCCTTTGGAGCAGGAAGAAGGATCTGTCCTGGATTGCCATTGGCTTCCAGAACTGTGCATATTGTATTGGCCTCTCTTCTATGCAACTATAATTGGAAGCTGAAAGATGGACAAAAGCCACAAGACATGGATATATCTGAGAAATATGGGATTACCTTGCATAAGGCACAACCTCTCGTAGTCATTCCAATCCAAGCATAA